One genomic region from Dermacentor variabilis isolate Ectoservices chromosome 6, ASM5094787v1, whole genome shotgun sequence encodes:
- the LOC142586274 gene encoding uncharacterized protein LOC142586274 produces the protein MSAGRPPEFADAEGTWPTYRVRLEAYFEALSIVDPTKKRALLIASLTDSAVRVVQGRCQPKKVNELSYEEVVGYLEDHYAPEVNEIAASYAFFMRSQQDGEAAQDFIADIRRLAEKCNFFTSLERMLRDRIVCGVLDEDVRRHLLTRRKLTLEEAEDFAVSAQRAVENARSMNSAHSEVHFARRKSHSSKRLPKPEQRDVCGRCGESHAEDECKHLRAVCHRCGKRGHLRRMCLSSTNSDRRQGSYPARQRRQGSYAIAAGEDTSSDDNDALHTITAVLHHAASIRKVRPIYKDISWNNVPLTMLVDTGSPVSVIPVTVFRKYKQLWPPLESSRFFKARTVPYALRDKMSESLDQLVAEGVLTPVKTAEWATPVVPVLKGDGSLRLCGDFRMTVNAATVVEQYPLPRVDDIFARLNGGEVFTTLDLRQAYNQLPLDEEAKKITVLKTQKGLFCFNRLPFGVSSAPAIFQRRMDGLLGDIPGVQVYLDDIIIAEKKHDSSRLKTVLQRLREYGLD, from the coding sequence ATGAGTGCTGGACGGCCACCGGAATTTGCCGATGCAGAAGGTACGTGGCCTACGTATCGCGTTCGCCTGGAGGCGTACTTTGAGGCTCTTAGCATCGTGGACCCAACGAAGAAGCGAGCGCTGCTCATCGCTTCGCTCACGGACAGTGCAGTGCGTGTGGTGCAGGGCCGGTGTCAACCAAAAAAGGTGAATGAACTGAGCTATGAGGAAGTTGTCGGGTATCTGGAAGATCACTATGCTCCGGAGGTCAACGAGATCGCTGCAAGTTATGCTTTCTTCATGCGTTCGCAACAAGACGGGGAAGCTGCTCAGGACTTCATTGCGGACATTCGACGCCTAGCTGAGAAGTGTAACTTCTTCacgtcattggagcgcatgttgaGGGATCGAATCGTTTGCGGAGTGCTGGATGAAGACGTTCGGCGCCATTTACTGACGCGACGGAAACTCACCTTAGAAGAGGCTGAAGACTTTGCTGTCTCggcacagagagctgttgaaaatgCCAGGAGCATGAACTCGGCGCACTCAGAAGTACATTTTGCCCGACGAAAGAGCCATTCCTCGAAGCGACTTCCCAAGCCGGAACAACGCGACGTGTGTGGAAGGTGTGGAGAATCGCATGCTGAGGACGAGTGCAAACACCTTCGCGCGGTGTGCCACCGGTGTGGAAAACGAGGACATTTACGTCGGATGTGCCTGTCTAGCACAAATAGTGACCGTCGGCAGGGATCTTATCCAGCAAGACAACGGCGCCAGGGTTCGTACGCCATAGCAGCCGGAGAGGACACAAGTTCGGACGACAACGACGCCTTGCACACGATTACAGCGGTTCTCCATCACGCCGCCAGTATCCGCAAGGTTAGGCCTATTTACAAGGACATCAGTTGGAATAACGTTCCGCTCACTATGTTGGTGGACACGGGGTCACCTGTAAGCGTCATTCCCGTAACGGTGTTCCGCAAGTACAAGCAGCTCTGGCCTCCGTTGGAGAGTTCGCGGTTCTTTAAGGCCCGTACTGTACCCTACGCTCTCAGAGATAAGATGTCTGAATCGTTGGATCAGCTGGTCGCGGAAGGCGTTTTGACGCCGGTAAAAACCGCTGAATGGGCAACCCCTGTGGTACCCGTCTTGAAGGGCGATGGGTCCCTCCGACTGTGTGGGGACTTCCGTATGACtgtgaatgcggccactgtggtagAACAATACCCGTTGCCTCGAGTGGACGACATTTTTGCTAGGTTAAACGGTGGCGAAGTATTCACGACCTTGGATTTGCGTCAAGCCTACAACCAGTTGCCATTGGATGAGGAAGCAAAGAAGATAACAGTCCTCAAGACCCAGAAgggtcttttttgttttaacagatTACCGTTTGGCGTAAGTTCTGCTCCAGCCatattccaaaggcgaatggacgGACTGCTGGGGGATATTCCTGGAGTGCAGGTGTACCTGGATGACATTATCATCGCCGAGAAAAAACATGATTCATCTAGGCTCAAAACCGTGCTGCAGCGGCTGCGGGAGTATGGTCTCGACTGA